The following coding sequences are from one Lolium rigidum isolate FL_2022 chromosome 6, APGP_CSIRO_Lrig_0.1, whole genome shotgun sequence window:
- the LOC124664979 gene encoding cytochrome P450 710A2-like: protein MRRCAREKTRAHCFDCSWLDRSTRGSYESTSTTIHAHATVRVVPHRARLLKLQPYVRPRAGDAFHPLGHTSSTHATGDRLATRSSSRSAPIDFLFATHGASTSSLCWAVSALESHPDVLARVRAEVAAVWSPESGEPITAEKIQGMRYTQAVAREVVRYRPPATLVPHIAGEPFQLTEWYTVPKGAIVFPSVYESSFQGFPAPDAFDPDRFFSDARREDVAFKRNFLAFGAGAHQCVGQRYALNHLVLFLALFVSVADFKRDTTDGCDDPVYMPTIVPRDGCSVYLNQRCASFPSF from the coding sequence ATGCGTAGGTGCGCGAGAGAGAAAACCCGTGCGCACTGCTTCGATTGCAGCTGGCTCGATCGATCGACTCGAGGCAGCTACGAATCCACCTCCACCACGATACACGCACACGCAACCGTACGTGTTGTGCCACACCGCGCGAGGCTGCTGAAGCTGCAACCGTACGTCCGGCCTCGCGCGGGAGACGCCTTCCACCCCTTGGGCCACACCTCATCGACGCACGCAACCGGCGACAGGCTGGCGACTCGTTCCAGCTCGCGGAGTGCTCCAATCGACTTCCTCTTCGCCACGCACGGCGCGTCCACCTCCTCGCTCTGCTGGGCGGTCTCCGCGCTAGAGTCCCACCCGGACGTGCTCGCGCGCGTGCGCGCCGAGGTGGCGGCCGTCTGGTCGCCCGAGTCCGGCGAGCCCATCACCGCCGAGAAGATCCAGGGGATGAGGTACACGCAGGCGGTGGCGCGCGAGGTGGTCCGGTACCGCCCGCCGGCGACGCTGGTGCCGCACATCGCGGGCGAGCCGTTCCAGCTCACCGAGTGGTACACGGTGCCCAAGGGCGCCATCGTCTTCCCGTCCGTCTACGAGTCCTCCTTCCAGGGCTTCCCGGCGCCCGACGCCTTCGACCCGGACCGCTTCTTCTCCGACGCGCGCAGGGAGGACGTGGCCTTCAAGCGCAACTTCCTCGCATTCGGCGCCGGCGCGCACCAGTGCGTCGGCCAGCGCTACGCGCTCAACCACCTCGTGCTCTTCCTCGCGCTCTTCGTCTCCGTCGCTGACTTCAAGCGGGACACCACGGACGGCTGCGACGACCCCGTGTACATGCCCACCATCGTGCCCAGGGACGGCTGCTCCGTCTACCTCAACCAACGCTGCGCAAGCTTCCCCTCCTTCTGA